The DNA region CGTTAAAAGTTTGGTTAGAGAAAACTGGATTCGTGGATGTGAAGATTGTCGATGAGAATGTGACATCAACAGAAGAACAACGCACTACAAAATGGATGACACACAATTCTTTACCTGATTATTTAGATCCTAATGACCCAACAAAAACCATAGAAGGCTACCCTGCTCCTCGGCGCGCGGTATTAATTGCGACTAATCCTTAACCACTCGCGATGATAATCACCCAAGCCTAACATTAGGGTGCTTCACGGCAGGATCTAGATACGCTAAACTTTACACAACAATCACTTATAAAGGTTAATCATCACTAACATGCTCAAACATACGATAAGTCTTGCCGCGCTTACTTTACTCTCTGGTTGTGCTCTTATGAGTAATGAGGAGTTTTCGCAAAAAACCATCGATGCCGTGAGTAAAAGTGAACAGAATATAACAAGTCGAATCGATGAGTTAGATTCAAATATGGATAAACAAACTGACTATATTGATAGTTTAGAATCTGAGATTATCAATTTAAGTAATGAAGTTGAGCTGTTGAAAAAGCGTCAACAAAGTTACATGACTTCAAGCAAAAAAACACAAGATAGCGCCAGTAATACCGGAGTATCATCAAATGTCGTGGTAACTAATTTAGAACCACAAACTCGCCCAGGAATGGTTACACTCGGGTCGTTAGAAAGTGTCTACATCGATGTAGTAAAAAGTGCGTTTATTGCCCGTGTTGATACTGGGGCAACCACCTCATCAATCAATGCCATTGATATGCAGGAATTTGAACGTAACGGTAAAAAGTGGGTCAAGTTCCATGTCTCCGATAAGGAAACGGAAGACAAAGATCGCAAATGGGTCGAAGCCCCGATTATCCGCCATGTAAAAATCCGTCAATCCAGCACTGACTCGTTAGATAGACGTCCGATTGTCGAATTGTGGATAAAAATTGGTAGTGTCCATGAAAAAGCACAATTTACTTTAGCTGATCGCTCTCAGATGGATTATCCTATTTTATTAGGACGTGAGTTCATTCAGGATGTTGCGTTCGTTGATGTTAGTCGAGAATACATCGAAACAAAAGCGTCAAAAAAATAATTCAAAATATATATTTTTAAAAACAATAATTAATTTAGACAGGTTTAAGGAAAAGTTATGACGTCTAGAGTGCCATTTTATTTTCTCATCGCCATACTTGTCATCACAGGGGTAACACTGAGTATTATGCGACACCAAGACTACGGTGTGCCATGGACTCCTGGTGATTCAAGACAAATTTGGGATATTGAAGCTCGTGTTGAGTTTGTTGCATCTGGAGGCCCTGTTAAAGTTTCTTTAGCCGCTCCACATACTCAAAATGGATTTACACTAATCGATGAAAGCGCTTCATCGCCAGGTTATGGCCTTTCTTATATCAATACAGAGACTGGTCGTCGAGCAGAGTGGTCTATCCGTGATGCCAAAGGCCCTCAAACTATTTATTACAAAACACAATTTTTAGTTGATCCTCAAGCAACGGTTTCAACCGTTCCTCCTGTAAAAGAAGATCTTGTTACTCCGACCTATACTGGCCCTCAAGAATCCGCTGTCACCGCCATTAAAGATCAAGCTACTGAGCGCTCTGCCGATAACACCACTTTCACTCGTGAGCTTATCAAACAATTTAACGATCCAGATAACCAAAATGCATCATTGCTTTTAGATGACTTTAGTAAAGTAGAAGCCATTTCAAAATTACTCGCGACATCTAACATATACAGTAAAACAGTTGGTGTTGTTGAGCTAGAAGATGGCCGTCGTCGTCAGTCAATTATTCCGATGATCGAAGTTTGGGATGGAAAAGCATGGCAATTATTTAATCCAGAAAATAATGAGCAAGGCGTTCAAGACAATATGCTTATCTGGGATGAATCAAATGTATCTTTGCTTGACGTTATTGGAGGCAAACACAGTAAAGTGTTCTATTCCATGATTTCTCAAGATATCACACCAAGTACTGCGACAAAACGTAAGGTCGTTGCTGAAAACCTACTGAATTTCTCAATACACAGTTTACCGCTAGAAGAACAATCGATGTTTAAAACCATCATGTTGATTCCAATCGGTGCTTTAATTGTTGTGTTCTTACGTGTATTAATCGGCTTGAAAACCTCAGGGACATTCATGCCTGTTCTTATTGCGGTGGCTTTTGTACAAACCCAATTACTGCCAGGCATTATCGGTTTCTTATTAATCGTCGGAACAGGGTTGGTCATCCGTGGTTATTTATCTAAGTTAAACTTATTACTCGTTGCCCGAATATCGGCGGTAATCATTACGGTAATACTCATTATCTCTGTCTTTACCATTGTATCGTTTAATATTGGCTTAACTCAGGGTTTAACCATTACGTTCTTCCCAATGATTATTTTGTCTTGGACGATTGAACGCATGTCGATTCTTTGGGAAGAAGAAGGAGCAAAAGAGGTATTCATGCAAGGTGGTGGTTCATTATTGACCGCAGTACTTATTTACCTAGCAATGACGAATCCTTATGTGCAGCATGTCACTTTCAACTTTATTGGCACTCAGTTCATTGTGTTAGCTTGTATTCTATCTTTAGGTAACTACACCGGCTATCGCCTATTAGAACTAAAAAGATTCAAACCACTTGCGGAGAACTAAGCTATGTTTTCTATGTTTACGTCTCCTCAAAAGCTGAAAGCCAAAGGTGTAATGGGCATGAACAAACGTAATGGCGCCTATATAGGGCGCTACAACGACCGTTCAAAATACCCATTAGTTGATGACAAACTTAAAACTAAAATCATTGCCCAACAACATGGTGCAACGGTGCCTAAGTTGATTGGGGTTATTGCCCAGCAGGCAGAAGTAAAACGCATTCATGCGATGGTCAAAGACTGGCCTGGTTTTGTTATCAAGCCTGCTCGGGGTTCAGGTGGCAAAGGTATTTTGGTGATTATTTCCCATAAAGATGGGGTGTATATCAAACCATCTGGACAAGCAATTAATGAACAAGATGTCGAACGCCATATCAGTAATGCTTTGGCAGGCTTATTTTCCCTTGGTGGTAAAAATGATGTAGCAGTAGTTGAAAATCTGATTAAATTTGATGATATCTCATTTGATGGGTTTAGCTATGAAGGTGTACCTGATATCCGCGTGATTGTATTTAAAGGCTACCCTGTGATGGCGATGATGCGTTGCTCAACCGCAGCATCTGATGGTAAAGCTAACTTACACCAAGGTGCAGTTGGTGTTGGGCTAGATATAGCAACCGGCCGAGCGGTTCGTGCAGTGCAGTTTGATCACCCTATAACTCATCACCCTGATACGGATAAACCTCTCAATGAATTAGTGGTCCCTAACTGGGAAAAGCTTCTTATTCTGGCCTCTAGTGCATGGGAAATGACTGGGTTAGGTTATATGGGTACCGACATGGTATTGGACAAAGAAGAAGGCCCTATGGTGCTTGAACTTAATGCCCGCCCAGGCTTAGCTATTCAAATTGCAAACGGTGCTGGCTTACTGCCTCGCCTACAGCATATTGAAAGCCTTGGTACACCAGCAGAATACCCAAGAGCGGCTGAACGTGTAGCTTATGCAGCAAAACAGTTTTCGGCTAAACCCCAATTTTAGAAAGTTGGTTTAAAAAATAAAAAATCCGCAGATAGTAATGAACTGCCCCCCAATAGTTGGACAACCGACATTGGGGGTTATCTATGTCTAAATACATCAGAGAGTTAAAACTCATCACAAAA from Vibrio casei includes:
- a CDS encoding ATP-dependent zinc protease family protein, encoding MLKHTISLAALTLLSGCALMSNEEFSQKTIDAVSKSEQNITSRIDELDSNMDKQTDYIDSLESEIINLSNEVELLKKRQQSYMTSSKKTQDSASNTGVSSNVVVTNLEPQTRPGMVTLGSLESVYIDVVKSAFIARVDTGATTSSINAIDMQEFERNGKKWVKFHVSDKETEDKDRKWVEAPIIRHVKIRQSSTDSLDRRPIVELWIKIGSVHEKAQFTLADRSQMDYPILLGREFIQDVAFVDVSREYIETKASKK
- a CDS encoding alpha-L-glutamate ligase-like protein, with protein sequence MFSMFTSPQKLKAKGVMGMNKRNGAYIGRYNDRSKYPLVDDKLKTKIIAQQHGATVPKLIGVIAQQAEVKRIHAMVKDWPGFVIKPARGSGGKGILVIISHKDGVYIKPSGQAINEQDVERHISNALAGLFSLGGKNDVAVVENLIKFDDISFDGFSYEGVPDIRVIVFKGYPVMAMMRCSTAASDGKANLHQGAVGVGLDIATGRAVRAVQFDHPITHHPDTDKPLNELVVPNWEKLLILASSAWEMTGLGYMGTDMVLDKEEGPMVLELNARPGLAIQIANGAGLLPRLQHIESLGTPAEYPRAAERVAYAAKQFSAKPQF
- a CDS encoding inactive transglutaminase family protein, which translates into the protein MTSRVPFYFLIAILVITGVTLSIMRHQDYGVPWTPGDSRQIWDIEARVEFVASGGPVKVSLAAPHTQNGFTLIDESASSPGYGLSYINTETGRRAEWSIRDAKGPQTIYYKTQFLVDPQATVSTVPPVKEDLVTPTYTGPQESAVTAIKDQATERSADNTTFTRELIKQFNDPDNQNASLLLDDFSKVEAISKLLATSNIYSKTVGVVELEDGRRRQSIIPMIEVWDGKAWQLFNPENNEQGVQDNMLIWDESNVSLLDVIGGKHSKVFYSMISQDITPSTATKRKVVAENLLNFSIHSLPLEEQSMFKTIMLIPIGALIVVFLRVLIGLKTSGTFMPVLIAVAFVQTQLLPGIIGFLLIVGTGLVIRGYLSKLNLLLVARISAVIITVILIISVFTIVSFNIGLTQGLTITFFPMIILSWTIERMSILWEEEGAKEVFMQGGGSLLTAVLIYLAMTNPYVQHVTFNFIGTQFIVLACILSLGNYTGYRLLELKRFKPLAEN